The following are from one region of the Etheostoma spectabile isolate EspeVRDwgs_2016 chromosome 15, UIUC_Espe_1.0, whole genome shotgun sequence genome:
- the p3h4 gene encoding endoplasmic reticulum protein SC65 isoform X2, whose protein sequence is MLLKSLSLALIISTLVEAQYEKYSFKSFPQKDIMPLDSAYSYALEQYGAQNWAESIKFLELSLRLHRLLRDSEVFCSRNCSSVSRDNDSLFTDSSLRVMRHILLRAACLKKCKAHFPVFNMSYPQRELLESFENRVPYRYIQYAHYQLNNLEKAVSAAHTFLKKNPNDPYLTKNMNYYKTLFDVEEYLIDHEEQPYESVFLKSVTLYNSGDFSSSARHMEQAVTQYLDIYSLCLAGCESSYEIVEFKDFYPALADLYTDVLKCKVKCEEHLTPSVGGFFVEKFVATMYHYLQFSYYKLNDVKNAAPCAASYILFDSKDQVMQQNVAYYRFYREQWGLEERDFQPRPLGVELSAAAVVNVFAFRSCPCFK, encoded by the exons ATGCTCCTGAAAAGCCTGAGTCTGGCTCTTATAATCTCGACGCTGGTGGAGGCTCAGTATGAAAAGTACAGCTTTAAAAGTTTTCCTCAGAAGGACATCATGCCGCTGGACTCTGCCTACAGCTACGCGCTGGAGCAGTACGGGGCGCAGAACTGGGCAGAGAGCATCAAGTTCCTGGAGCTCAGCTTGCGGCTCCACCGGCTGCTGCGGGACAGCGAGGTTTTCTGTAGCCGCAACTGCAGCTCCGTCAGCCGGGACAACGACAGCCTGTTCACGGACAGCTCGCTCCGCGTCATGCGCCACATCCTACTGAGGGCTGCCTGCCTTAAAAAGTGCAAGGCGCATTTTCCAGTGTTTAACATGTCCTATCCACAAAGGGAGTTATTGGAAAGCTTCGAGAACAGGGTCCCGTATcggtacatacagtatgcacacTACCAG CTTAACAACTTGGAGAAGGCTGTGTCAGCGGCTCACACCTTCCTGAAGAAGAACCCGAATGATCCCTATTTGACCAAGAACATGAATTATTACAAGACCCTGTTTGATGTGGAGGAATATCTCATCGACCACGAGGAGCAGCCGTATGAA AGTGTTTTCCTGAAGAGTGTGACGCTTTACAACAGCGGTGACTTCAGCAGCAGTGCCCGACACATGGAGCAGGCCGTCACGCAGTACTTGGATATATACAGTCTCTGCTTGGCAGGCTGTGAGAGCTCATACGAGATCGTAGAGTTCAAAGACTTCTATCCCGCCCTGGCAG ATCTCTACACCGATGTGCTGAAATGTAAGGTAAAATGCGAAGAGCACCTGACACCCAGCGTTGGAGGCTTCTTTGTGGAGAAGTTTGTAGCCACTATGTATCACTACCTCCAGTTTTCCTATTATAAAT TGAATGATGTAAAGAACGCTGCTCCGTGTGCAGCCAGTTACATCCTGTTTGACAGTAAAGACCAGGTGATGCAGCAAAATGTAGCGTACTATCGCTTCTACAGGGAGCAGTGGGGACTCGAGGAAAGAGACTTTCAGCCTCGGCCC CTTGGTGTAGAGTTGTCAGCAGCTGCAGTGGTTAACGTCTTTGCCTTCAGAAGCTGCCCCTgcttcaaataa
- the p3h4 gene encoding endoplasmic reticulum protein SC65 isoform X1 yields MLLKSLSLALIISTLVEAQYEKYSFKSFPQKDIMPLDSAYSYALEQYGAQNWAESIKFLELSLRLHRLLRDSEVFCSRNCSSVSRDNDSLFTDSSLRVMRHILLRAACLKKCKAHFPVFNMSYPQRELLESFENRVPYRYIQYAHYQLNNLEKAVSAAHTFLKKNPNDPYLTKNMNYYKTLFDVEEYLIDHEEQPYESVFLKSVTLYNSGDFSSSARHMEQAVTQYLDIYSLCLAGCESSYEIVEFKDFYPALADLYTDVLKCKVKCEEHLTPSVGGFFVEKFVATMYHYLQFSYYKLNDVKNAAPCAASYILFDSKDQVMQQNVAYYRFYREQWGLEERDFQPRPEALRYFNETTKQKEMLEFALNYLQTDDEDVVSPEEMASSHTVHPDAEFDGMGDYEESFLAEWWQEPKTKWDTGEAAD; encoded by the exons ATGCTCCTGAAAAGCCTGAGTCTGGCTCTTATAATCTCGACGCTGGTGGAGGCTCAGTATGAAAAGTACAGCTTTAAAAGTTTTCCTCAGAAGGACATCATGCCGCTGGACTCTGCCTACAGCTACGCGCTGGAGCAGTACGGGGCGCAGAACTGGGCAGAGAGCATCAAGTTCCTGGAGCTCAGCTTGCGGCTCCACCGGCTGCTGCGGGACAGCGAGGTTTTCTGTAGCCGCAACTGCAGCTCCGTCAGCCGGGACAACGACAGCCTGTTCACGGACAGCTCGCTCCGCGTCATGCGCCACATCCTACTGAGGGCTGCCTGCCTTAAAAAGTGCAAGGCGCATTTTCCAGTGTTTAACATGTCCTATCCACAAAGGGAGTTATTGGAAAGCTTCGAGAACAGGGTCCCGTATcggtacatacagtatgcacacTACCAG CTTAACAACTTGGAGAAGGCTGTGTCAGCGGCTCACACCTTCCTGAAGAAGAACCCGAATGATCCCTATTTGACCAAGAACATGAATTATTACAAGACCCTGTTTGATGTGGAGGAATATCTCATCGACCACGAGGAGCAGCCGTATGAA AGTGTTTTCCTGAAGAGTGTGACGCTTTACAACAGCGGTGACTTCAGCAGCAGTGCCCGACACATGGAGCAGGCCGTCACGCAGTACTTGGATATATACAGTCTCTGCTTGGCAGGCTGTGAGAGCTCATACGAGATCGTAGAGTTCAAAGACTTCTATCCCGCCCTGGCAG ATCTCTACACCGATGTGCTGAAATGTAAGGTAAAATGCGAAGAGCACCTGACACCCAGCGTTGGAGGCTTCTTTGTGGAGAAGTTTGTAGCCACTATGTATCACTACCTCCAGTTTTCCTATTATAAAT TGAATGATGTAAAGAACGCTGCTCCGTGTGCAGCCAGTTACATCCTGTTTGACAGTAAAGACCAGGTGATGCAGCAAAATGTAGCGTACTATCGCTTCTACAGGGAGCAGTGGGGACTCGAGGAAAGAGACTTTCAGCCTCGGCCC gaGGCCCTGAGGTACTTTAACGAGACAACCAAGCAGAAAGAGATGCTGGAGTTTGCACTGAACTACCTACAAACTGACGATGAG GACGTGGTTAGTCCAGAAGAAATGGCTTCTTCTCACACGGTGCATCCTGACGCTGAGTTTGATGGTATGGGAGACTACGAGGAGTCCTTCCTGGCTGAGTGGTGGCAAGAACCCAAAACTAAGTGGGACACTGGAGAGGCTGCAGACTGA